The stretch of DNA ATCTCGGCCCATTCAATGTAACCAACTCGGCCCATCGCCTGTGCCAAGTCGGCCCATTTGTGATAGCCAACTCGGCCCATTTTTGACAGGTCAGATCAGATCAAATGAAGTCGTCCAGTATAGCTTTTGCAACAGCACACGCACAGCAATATCCCGCAATGATAAGTGTAAAggttttattattcatttccaaACATTATTTAATGGCTATAATAACAACTGCATTTAGAAACAATTATTGGACAACTCGTTTCCCTAAACATTATAAATCCTTTGGTTGTTGTTAAATtgtttgaaaagaaagaaatactgagagagagGGGACCGGATGGAgggagatacacacgcacacatacatacagagagagagagagagagagagagagagagagagagagagagagagagagagagagagagagagagagagagagaggggctggttAGGAACCTTCTTTATACAAGCACTTAAGTGTCTCTTAAGTGCCTCATTGCCTCATTGTAATAGTTGTTTCGTATATGTAGTTCAAGGCTTTGAATAATTTTCGAAACTGAACCAAAGCTTATATAATTGATATGGTTATGAACCTACTGCTAGACTTCAAGCAGCTAGGACAACATGGCTGACCAGTGCTTGATATGCTGTGAAACTATCCGTCCCCGTCAGGTAAGAAGATTTACCTTTAAAGTAAATAAATAGTACTCCaatgacatatattttaatttgtataGAATTTTGGCATTATGCCAGTCACTGGGGTactaaggccattcagcgctgaaaTAGAAATTGACAGTAAAAGGTTTGAAAGACGTAACAGGAGGAAAACCTCGCAGTTGCACTCTGAGACAATTGTTAGGTGTTTGTGGACAGTAAGAAGGAAATGTCATATATTAACTTTGTACTCACAATGTCATGTGTAACGTGTTCTTTACATATGACAGGAAGCACTGCAATGTGATGGATGTAGCTACTGGCAGCATCGGACCTGTGGAAGTGGGATCACCCGGGAGCAATACAGGGCTGCTGTTAAAGAAGGTTATATTGACTGGATGTGTCACATGTGTATTCAAGAAAATCAGAGTCCGGGGGAAACTTGTGTAGTTTCGAGCGCAAACACGGAATATTTTGAGGATGCAGTGGCAATGAGTAATGTGAATACCGAGAGTCTAGATTCATTTGAAGGTGGAGTGTCAAATATCAGTGGTGCTTCTTCAATTGAGGATCCTACACCAATGGTAATGTCCCCCTCAAGGGAGACAGTAACATATGAAAAGATTGAATCATCTTCACAAAGAGGAAATTCGAAACTTAGTAACAGCACCGGCTACTCTtacacactaaaaagaaaaaataatgtgaGTATTCATTGGCGGTGTGTGGTTAGAAACAAAAAAATCTCATGCATGGCGGCAGTAAAAGAAGTGGGTAACACTTTTATTAGAGGGCATGCTGAACACTGCCATCCACCTGAGACCAGCTGTGCTGTAAAAAGTAAGGTGTGTACACTCGTGAAGCAAAAGGCAATGGAAGACGTCTTTCGGCCTGCTTCTGATATTGTTGACGAGGTACTTCGGGAGCAAGTAAATCCTACCATTCCTGTTTCATGTCTACCGGCTCCATTTAATCTTGCTAGGCAGGGAAATCGTAAACGGAAGGCAAATCGACCACGAGAACCACAAGACCTCGATTTCGAAATTAGCGATGCCCACATTCCTGAACACTTTTTGCAACGGGACATTACTGTCGGAGAAAGACGGCATTTGATATTTGCCACAGATGATCAACTTAAGTTACTATCTAAAGCGAAGCAGTGGTATGCTGATGCTACTTTTAAAATAGTACGCAAACCATTTACACAACTGTTCAGCATCCATGCATTTGTGAAATATGATGGGCAATTGAAGCAAGTTC from Palaemon carinicauda isolate YSFRI2023 chromosome 5, ASM3689809v2, whole genome shotgun sequence encodes:
- the LOC137640565 gene encoding uncharacterized protein; the encoded protein is MCHMCIQENQSPGETCVVSSANTEYFEDAVAMSNVNTESLDSFEGGVSNISGASSIEDPTPMVMSPSRETVTYEKIESSSQRGNSKLSNSTGYSYTLKRKNNVSIHWRCVVRNKKISCMAAVKEVGNTFIRGHAEHCHPPETSCAVKSKVCTLVKQKAMEDVFRPASDIVDEVLREQVNPTIPVSCLPAPFNLARQGNRKRKANRPREPQDLDFEISDAHIPEHFLQRDITVGERRHLIFATDDQLKLLSKAKQWYADATFKIVRKPFTQLFSIHAFVKYDGQLKQVPLLFALMSGKRCRDYKKVLCEIRELIGGHALKVEEVLIDFEGSVWRAIPDILPNVTIHGCAFHWGQAVWRKVQELGLQSSYTNDVGTYKFLRQLLSLPYMPQEHIEELFIRFYRKAAGVNELISLLNYVKKTWINSAIWPPHTWCVFGRSIRTNNDVEGWHNRINLKARKGNLNFYLLLKLLHDEANIVNLQVWLLSEGKVLRKQQHKYNKHHGQLVKLWDEYNNNERSARQLLKAVSHHIAVYVS